The following are encoded together in the Citrus sinensis cultivar Valencia sweet orange chromosome 1, DVS_A1.0, whole genome shotgun sequence genome:
- the LOC102621280 gene encoding thiamine phosphate phosphatase-like protein, whose amino-acid sequence MADVVVVFDFDRTLIDDDSDNWVVTQMGLTHLFNQLRSTLPWNSLMDRMMKELHSQGKTVEDIANCLRQCPLDSHVAAAIKSAHSLGCDLKIVSDANQFYIETIMEHHGLLGCFSEIYTNPTYVDEQGRLRILPYHDSTLSHYGCNLCPSNLCKGFVLDHVCTSFGCGKRRFIYLGDGRGDFCPTLKLQDCDFVMPRKNYPLWDRICSNPMLIKAKVHEWSSAEELKKILLHLIGAISIKEDVDSTVSSQPNSSECRSQTMPVYS is encoded by the exons ATGGCGGACGTAGTGGTGGTTTTTGACTTTGACCGGACATTAATCGATGACGACAGCGACAATTGGGTGGTGACCCAGATGGGCCTCACCCATTTATTCAATCAGCTCCGCTCTACATTGCCTTGGAACTCTCTCATG gatAGGATGATGAAGGAGCTTCATTCACAAGGCAAAACAGTTGAGGACATTGCAAATTGCTTGAGACAGTGCCCTTTAGATTCCCATGTGGCTGCAGCTATAAAATCAGCCCACTCACTTgg ATGTGACTTGAAAATAGTTAGTGATGCAAATCAGTTCTACATTGAGACAATCATGGAACATCATGGTTTGTTGGGATGCTTTTCGGAGATTTATACGAATCCAACTTATGTAGACGAACAAGGAAGGCTTAGGATTTTGCCTTACCATGATTCTACTCTATCTCATTATGGTTGCAATCTGTGCCCTTCAAATCTGTGCAAG GGTTTCGTTCTTGACCATGTTTGCACTTCTTTTGGATGTGGGAAACgaagatttatttatcttgGGGATGGAAGAGGTGACTTTTGTCCAACACTGAAGCTCCAAGATTGTGATTTTGTGATGCCACGGAAGAACTATCCTCTATGGGACCGCATTTGCAGCAACCCAATGCTTATAAAGGCAAAAGTACACGAATGGAGCAGTGCGGAGGAGCTCAAAAAGATCTTACTCCACCTTATAGGTGCAATCTCCATTAAGGAGGACGTTGATAGTACTGTATCCAGTCAACCAAACTCATCTGAATGTCGGTCTCAGACAATGCCAGTCTACTCATGA
- the LOC102621563 gene encoding mitochondrial carrier protein CoAc2 has protein sequence MGMLMDGIIEGMPVFAKELVAGGVAGGFGKTAVAPLERVKILFQTRRAEFHSIGLFGSIKKIAKTEGAMGFYRGNGASVARIVPYAALHYMAYEEYRRWIILSFPDVSRGPVLDLIAGSFAGGTAVLFTYPLDLVRTKLAYQIVDSSKKNFQGVVSAEHVYRGIRDCFRQTYKESGLRGLYRGAAPSLYGIFPYAGLKFYFYEEMKRHVPEDHKKDIMVKLACGSIAGLLGQTFTYPLDVVRRQMQVERFSASNSAESRGTMQTLVMIAQKQGWKQLFSGLSINYLKVVPSVAIGFTVYDIMKSYLRVPARDEDVVDVVTNKRNSQPSLHSS, from the exons atgggTATGTTAATGGATGGAATAATAGAGGGCATGCCTGTGTTTGCAAAGGAGCTGGTTGCCGGTGGCGTTGCTGGTGGCTTCGGCAAGACTGCTGTTGCCCCACTTGAGCGCGTCAAGATTTTGTTTCAG ACTAGAAGAGCAGAATTTCACAGCATCGGATTGTTTGGATCCATTAAGAAGATCGCAAAAACAGAAGGTGCTATGGGTTTCTACAG AGGAAATGGTGCTAGTGTAGCTCGAATTGTTCCATATGCAGCACTTCATTACATGGCTTATGAGGAATATCGTAGATGGATTATCCTCAGTTTTCCTGATGTTAGCAGAGGCCCTGTACTTGATCTCATAGCAGGATCTTTTGCTGGAGGAACTGCTGTGCTGTTTACTTATCCTCTTGATTTAGTTCGAACAAAATTGGCTTATCAG ATTGTTGATTCATCAAAAAAGAACTTTCAAGGAGTAGTTAGTGCAGAACATGTTTATAGAGGAATTCGCGATTGTTTTCGTCAGACTTACAAAGAGTCTGGGCTTAGAGGTCTATATCGTGGTGCAG CTCCATCGCTCTATGGAATCTTCCCATATGCTGGTTTGAAATTTTACTTCTACGAGGAGATGAAGCGTCATGTCCCTGAGGATCACAAGAAAGATATAATGGTGAAACTTGCATGTGGATCCATCGCAGGTCTATTGGGTCAGACCTTCACGTACCCTCTTGATGTTGTTAGAAGACAAATGCAG GTTGAAAGATTCTCAGCGTCTAATAGTGCGGAGTCAAGAGGAACAATGCAGACCCTTGTTATGATTGCTCAGAAGCAAGGATGGAAGCAATTATTTTCAGGGCTCAGCATCAACTATTTGAAG GTTGTACCGTCTGTGGCAATTGGGTTTACGGTGTACGACATTATGAAATCATACCTGAGAGTTCCAGCACGAGATGAAGATGTTGTAGACGTGGTAACGAACAAGAGAAATAGTCAACCATCGCTTCACTCTTCATAA
- the LOC102621863 gene encoding pentatricopeptide repeat-containing protein At2g15690, mitochondrial-like gives MASLVSIQQHAANSMIISSNFNSKISHSISAHSVTLKSSSPVKPLCAYATPNPKVYRNTRFVKKQRNPSSNEQEPKTGTGHSQNTNDPLRGNAQLESLDVNLLSLCKEGKVREAIEYMGQDASASAGYDVFSSLLDSCGNLKSIEMGKKVHELLRTSAFVKDVELNNKLIEMYGKCCNTRLARKVFDQLRKRNLSSWHLMISGYAANGQGADGLMLFEQMRKTGPHPDKETFLVVFAACASAEAVKEGFLYFEIMKNDYGIVPGIEHYIAIIKVLGSAGHLIEAEEFVERMPFEPTVEVWEALRNFAQIHGDVELEDRAEELLGDLDPSKAIVDKIPLPPRKKQSATNMLEEKNRVSDYRSTDLYRGEYEKMKGLNGQMREAGYVPDTRYVLHDIDEEAKEKALQYHSERLAIAYGLISTPPRMPLRIIKNLRICGDCHNAIKIMSKIVGRELIVRDNKRFHHFRDGKCSCGDYW, from the coding sequence ATGGCGTCTTTAGTATCCATTCAACAACACGCAGCGAACTCCATGATAATCTCTTCTAACTTTAACTCCAAAATCAGCCATTCAATCTCTGCGCATTCAGTCACTCTCAAATCATCGTCTCCCGTGAAACCTCTCTGTGCTTACGCAACCCCAAACCCCAAGGTCTATCGCAACACTCGGTTTGTTAAAAAACAGAGAAACCCGTCATCAAATGAGCAAGAGCCTAAGACGGGCACGGGCCATAGCCAAAATACGAACGACCCATTACGTGGAAACGCTCAATTAGAGAGTCTTGATGTTAATTTGTTGAGCTTGTGCAAAGAGGGTAAGGTAAGAGAAGCAATAGAGTACATGGGTCAAGACGCTTCCGCATCCGCTGGCTATGATGTGTTCAGTTCGTTGCTGGATTCCTGTGGGAATTTAAAGTCGATTGAGATGGGGAAAAAGGTTCATGAATTGTTAAGGACGTCAGCGTTTGTTAAAGATGTTGAGTTGAACAATAAATTGATTGAAATGTATGGGAAATGTTGTAATACGAGGCTCGCTCGCAAGGTGTTTGATCAACTGCGTAAGAGGAATTTGAGTTCTTGGCATTTGATGATCAGTGGGTATGCGGCAAATGGGCAGGGTGCCGATGGGTTGATGTTGTTTGAGCAAATGAGGAAAACAGGCCCTCATCCAGATAAGGAGACGTTTCTGGTGGTTTTTGCCGCGTGTGCTAGTGCAGAAGCAGTGAAAGAAGGATTTTTGTACtttgaaataatgaagaatGACTATGGGATTGTTCCTGGGATTGAGCATTATATAGCGATTATTAAGGTTCTAGGAAGTGCTGGTCATTTGATTGAAGCTGAGGAGTTTGTTGAGAGAATGCCTTTTGAGCCCACAGTAGAAGTTTGGGAAGCTCTTCGAAATTTTGCTCAAATTCATGGAGATGTCGAGCTTGAAGACCGTGCTGAGGAGCTACTAGGTGATCTTGATCCTTCCAAGGCAATTGTTGACAAAATTCCATTGCCTCCAAGGAAGAAGCAATCTGCAACTAACATGCTCGAGGAGAAGAATAGAGTGAGCGACTATCGGAGTACTGACCTCTACAGAGGAGAGTATGAAAAGATGAAAGGCTTGAATGGACAGATGAGGGAAGCGGGGTATGTGCCGGACACAAGATATGTGCTTCATGACATTGACGAAGAGGCAAAAGAGAAGGCCTTGCAATATCATAGTGAGCGATTGGCAATTGCTTATGGTTTGATTAGCACTCCACCTAGAATGCCTCTTAGGATTATCAAGAACCTCAGAATCTGTGGTGACTGTCACAATGCAATCAAGATCATGTCAAAGATTGTTGGAAGAGAGCTAATCGTTCGGGACAACAAGCGGTTTCATCACTTCAGGGATGGCAAATGCTCATGTGGAGACTATTGGTAA
- the LOC102622152 gene encoding serine acetyltransferase 5 encodes MPAGELRYPSPARNLTMETHAAGDDEAWVWAQIKAEARRDAESEPALASYLYSTILSHSSLERSLAFHLGNKLCSSTLLSTLLYDLFLDTFSSDPALRAAAVADLRAARVRDPACVSFSHCLLNYKGFLACQAHRVAHKLWTQSRRPLALALQSRISDVFAVDIHPAAKIGKGILFDHATGVVIGETAVIGNNVSILHHVTLGGTGKASGDRHPKIGDGVLIGAGATILGNVKIGEGAKVGAGSVVLIDVPARATAVGNPARLVGGKEKTSSNEECPGESMDHTSFISEWSDYII; translated from the exons atgCCGGCGGGCGAGCTCAGGTACCCATCTCCGGCGCGAAATTTAACGATGGAAACACACGCCGCCGGTGACGACGAGGCTTGGGTGTGGGCCCAGATAAAAGCCGAGGCACGCCGCGACGCCGAGTCTGAGCCGGCTTTAGCCAGCTACCTCTACTCGACCATCCTCTCTCACTCTTCCTTGGAGAGATCGCTGGCGTTTCATTTGGGAAACAAGCTCTGCTCCTCCACGCTTCTCTCCACTCTCTTGTACGATCTCTTTCTGGACACTTTCTCCTCCGACCCCGCTCTCCGCGCCGCGGCCGTCGCCGATCTTCGCGCCGCCCGTGTCCGTGACCCTGCTTGCGTTTCCTTCTCTCACTGCCTCCTCAATTACAAAGGCTTCTTGGCTTGCCAG GCTCACCGAGTAGCACACAAGCTCTGGACTCAGTCACGTAGGCCGCTGGCACTAGCATTACAATCCCGTATCTCTGATGTGTTTGCTGTTGATATACACCCAGCTGCAAAAATAGGGAAAGGGATTTTGTTTGATCATGCAACAGGTGTGGTAATAGGTGAGACCGCAGTTATTGGCAACAATGTGTCAATCTTGCATCATGTTACACTTGGCGGTACGGGGAAGGCAAGCGGGGATCGGCACCCGAAGATTGGAGATGGGGTGTTGATCGGGGCTGGAGCAACCATATTAGGGAACGTGAAGATTGGAGAGGGTGCGAAAGTTGGGGCTGGGTCGGTGGTACTGATTGATGTGCCAGCAAGAGCCACTGCAGTGGGGAACCCAGCAAGGTTGGTGGGAGGAAAGGAGAAGACCTCTTCAAATGAGGAATGTCCAGGGGAGTCCATGGATCATACATCCTTCATCTCTGAGTGGTCagattatattatttga